A region from the Mycolicibacterium phlei genome encodes:
- the rfbA gene encoding glucose-1-phosphate thymidylyltransferase RfbA — protein sequence MRGIILAGGEGTRLYPITMGVSKQLVPVYDKPMIYYPLSTLMMAGIRDIQIITKPDDAPAFHRLLGDGSDFGINLSYAVQPRPEGLAQAFVIGADHIGTESVALVLGDNIFYGPGLGTSLSRFQDVSGGAIFAYWVSNPSAYGVVEFGPDGTALSLEEKPAKPKSNYAVPGLYFYDNDVIEIARSLKPSARGEYEITEINQTYLEQGRLRVEVLARGTAWLDTGTFDSLLDAADYVRTIERRQGLKISVPEEVAWRVGFIDDDQLAARGRALLKSGYGAYLLQLLERSG from the coding sequence ATGCGCGGCATCATCCTCGCCGGCGGTGAGGGCACCCGGCTGTACCCGATCACGATGGGCGTCAGCAAGCAGCTGGTGCCCGTGTACGACAAGCCGATGATCTACTACCCGCTGTCGACGCTGATGATGGCGGGGATCCGCGACATCCAGATCATCACCAAACCCGACGACGCACCCGCGTTCCACCGGTTGCTCGGCGACGGTTCGGATTTCGGCATCAACCTCAGCTACGCCGTGCAGCCGCGCCCGGAGGGGCTGGCGCAGGCGTTCGTCATCGGCGCCGACCACATCGGCACCGAATCCGTCGCACTCGTGTTGGGCGACAACATCTTCTACGGCCCCGGCCTGGGCACCAGCTTGAGCCGGTTCCAGGATGTCAGCGGCGGAGCGATCTTCGCGTACTGGGTGTCCAACCCGTCGGCGTACGGGGTGGTCGAGTTCGGCCCGGACGGCACCGCGCTGTCGCTGGAGGAGAAACCGGCGAAACCGAAGTCGAACTACGCGGTGCCCGGGCTGTACTTCTACGACAACGACGTCATCGAGATCGCGCGGTCACTGAAACCGTCCGCGCGCGGTGAATACGAGATCACCGAGATCAACCAGACCTACCTCGAGCAGGGGCGGCTGCGCGTCGAGGTGCTGGCCCGCGGGACCGCGTGGCTGGACACCGGCACCTTCGACTCGCTGCTCGACGCCGCCGACTACGTGCGCACCATCGAGCGCAGACAGGGCCTGAAGATCAGCGTGCCCGAGGAGGTGGCCTGGCGCGTCGGCTTCATCGACGACGACCAGCTCGCGGCCAGGGGACGGGCACTGCTCAAGTCCGGCTACGGCGCCTATCTGCTGCAGCTGCTGGAGCGTTCGGGGTAG
- a CDS encoding maleylpyruvate isomerase family mycothiol-dependent enzyme — protein sequence MDFRAALLDQTRAFGDLIRGADPTTPVPTCPDWTLKQLFRHVGRGNRWAAQIIVEQRQSALDPRDVRDGRPPDDEDGAIEWLQEGAQLIIDAVDRVGSATRVWTFRGPRPAGWWIRRRLHEVEVHRADAALALGASYGPAAELAADAISEWIELHASNTSRPALDRGRSLHMHATDEGLGPTGEWTIVHDEEGVWWSHNHAKADAALRGTATDLLLAITRRRAAADLGIEVLGDAAVWDEWLERTDF from the coding sequence GTGGATTTCCGAGCGGCACTGCTCGACCAGACCCGGGCCTTCGGTGATCTGATTCGCGGTGCAGACCCGACAACACCCGTCCCGACCTGTCCGGACTGGACGCTCAAACAGCTGTTCCGACACGTCGGTCGTGGAAACCGCTGGGCCGCACAGATCATCGTCGAACAGCGGCAGAGCGCGCTGGATCCGCGCGACGTCCGCGACGGCAGACCGCCGGACGACGAGGACGGCGCCATCGAGTGGTTGCAGGAGGGGGCGCAGCTGATCATCGACGCCGTCGACCGCGTCGGCTCCGCCACCCGGGTGTGGACCTTCCGCGGCCCGCGCCCGGCCGGCTGGTGGATCCGGCGGCGACTGCACGAGGTCGAGGTGCACCGCGCCGACGCCGCGCTGGCGCTCGGTGCGTCCTACGGTCCGGCGGCCGAACTGGCCGCCGACGCGATCAGCGAGTGGATCGAGCTGCACGCCTCCAACACCTCCCGGCCCGCGCTGGACCGCGGCCGCAGCCTGCACATGCACGCCACCGACGAGGGGCTGGGGCCGACGGGAGAGTGGACCATCGTGCACGACGAGGAAGGCGTGTGGTGGTCGCACAACCACGCCAAGGCCGACGCCGCGCTGCGCGGCACCGCCACCGACCTGCTGCTGGCGATCACCCGCAGGCGCGCGGCCGCCGACCTGGGCATCGAGGTGCTCGGCGACGCCGCCGTGTGGGACGAGTGGCTGGAGCGCACGGACTTCTAG
- a CDS encoding pyridoxal phosphate-dependent aminotransferase, whose translation MEGVTTQHVPSQAAGHHPRPRTFTQSSKLQDVLYEIRGPVHEHAARLEAEGHRILKLNIGNPAPFGFEAPDVIMRDIIQALPYAQGYSDSKGILSARRAVFTRYELVEGFPKFDVDDVYLGNGVSELIQMVLQALLDNGDQVLIPAPDYPLWTACTSLAGGTPVHYLCDETQGWQPDLADLESKITERTKAIVVINPNNPTGAVYTREVLEQIANLARKHQLMLLADEIYDKILYDDAKHISMAAVAPDVLTLTFNGLSKTYRVAGYRSGWLVITGPKDHATSFIEGISLLANMRLCPNVPAQHAIQVALGGHQSIDDLVLPGGRLREQRDVAWEKLNEIPGVSCVKPQGALYAFPRLDPEVYDIVDDEQLVLDLLLQEKILVTQGTGFNWPTPDHLRIVTLPWARDLAAAIERLGNFLVSYRQ comes from the coding sequence ATGGAGGGCGTGACGACCCAACACGTGCCCAGCCAGGCCGCGGGACACCACCCGCGGCCTCGCACGTTCACGCAGTCTTCGAAGCTGCAGGACGTGCTCTACGAGATCCGCGGCCCGGTACACGAGCACGCGGCCCGGCTGGAGGCCGAGGGTCATCGGATCCTCAAGCTGAACATCGGCAACCCCGCCCCGTTCGGCTTCGAGGCGCCCGACGTGATCATGCGCGACATCATCCAGGCGCTGCCGTACGCGCAGGGGTACTCCGACTCCAAGGGCATCCTGTCGGCACGGCGCGCGGTGTTCACCCGCTACGAGCTGGTGGAGGGGTTCCCGAAGTTCGACGTCGACGACGTCTATCTCGGCAACGGGGTCTCCGAGCTGATCCAGATGGTGCTGCAGGCCCTGCTGGACAACGGCGATCAGGTGCTGATCCCCGCCCCCGACTACCCGCTGTGGACCGCGTGCACGTCGCTGGCCGGCGGCACCCCGGTGCACTACCTGTGCGACGAGACGCAGGGCTGGCAGCCGGATCTGGCGGATCTGGAGTCCAAGATCACCGAGCGCACCAAGGCGATCGTGGTGATCAACCCGAACAACCCGACCGGCGCCGTCTACACCCGCGAGGTTCTCGAGCAGATCGCGAACCTCGCGCGCAAGCACCAGCTGATGCTGCTGGCCGACGAGATCTACGACAAGATCCTCTACGACGACGCCAAGCACATCTCGATGGCGGCGGTGGCCCCGGACGTGCTGACCCTGACGTTCAACGGCCTGTCGAAGACCTACCGGGTCGCCGGCTACCGCTCGGGGTGGCTGGTGATCACCGGCCCGAAGGACCACGCGACCAGTTTCATCGAGGGCATCAGCCTGCTGGCCAACATGCGGCTGTGCCCGAATGTGCCTGCGCAGCACGCGATTCAGGTCGCACTCGGCGGTCACCAGAGCATCGACGACCTGGTGTTACCCGGCGGCAGGCTGCGTGAGCAGCGGGACGTCGCCTGGGAGAAGCTCAACGAGATCCCCGGGGTGTCGTGCGTGAAACCGCAGGGCGCGCTGTACGCGTTCCCGCGGCTGGACCCCGAGGTCTACGACATCGTCGACGACGAGCAGCTGGTGCTGGATCTGCTTCTGCAGGAGAAGATCCTGGTCACCCAGGGCACCGGGTTCAACTGGCCCACCCCCGACCACCTGCGCATCGTGACGCTGCCGTGGGCCCGCGACCTGGCCGCCGCGATCGAACGGCTCGGCAACTTCCTGGTGTCCTACCGCCAGTAA
- a CDS encoding YibE/F family protein, with protein MTHSHGHSHSPQGPAPLGPIAARIVVGLLVVIGVAVLAGAVWLWPDQQKVDIPLPYQNAEGGAVTTEAGQVRSTTAAPCGSPSVGRVLTSAPLPAEDAATECVQVLVAIESGPNAGADTLLEFSGAPGQPTLAVGDDIRIVRQVDAAGTTTYDFYDYERTWPLIGLAAVFAVVVVAVARWRGLRALIGIVVAFAVLVVFLLPALRDGAPAVPVALVASALILYAVLYLAHGVSLRTSAALLGTLTSLLLAAGLSWAAIELAHLTGLAEDQNNEVAAYMDNVSITGLVLAGFIIGSLGVLNDVTVTQASAVFELAALEGATRRAVFVGGMRVGRDHIASTVYTLVLAYAGSALPLLLLFSVASRSLGDVLTGELVATEIARSAVGGIALALSVPLTTAIAAVLATPNAPAAAADRRRSRT; from the coding sequence GTGACGCACTCGCACGGACACTCGCACTCGCCGCAGGGCCCCGCCCCGCTCGGCCCGATCGCGGCCCGGATCGTCGTCGGCCTGCTGGTGGTGATCGGTGTCGCCGTGCTGGCGGGCGCGGTGTGGCTGTGGCCGGACCAGCAGAAGGTCGACATCCCGCTGCCGTACCAGAACGCCGAGGGCGGTGCGGTGACCACCGAGGCCGGTCAGGTGCGCTCCACCACCGCCGCGCCCTGCGGCAGCCCGTCGGTCGGCCGGGTGCTCACGTCGGCGCCGCTGCCCGCCGAGGACGCCGCCACCGAGTGTGTGCAGGTGCTGGTCGCCATCGAGTCCGGGCCCAACGCCGGGGCCGACACGCTGCTGGAGTTCAGCGGCGCACCGGGGCAGCCGACCCTGGCCGTCGGCGACGACATCCGCATCGTCCGCCAGGTCGACGCCGCGGGCACCACCACCTACGACTTCTACGACTACGAGCGCACCTGGCCGCTGATCGGGCTGGCCGCGGTGTTCGCGGTCGTCGTGGTGGCGGTGGCCCGGTGGCGCGGGCTGCGCGCGCTGATCGGCATCGTGGTGGCGTTCGCGGTGCTGGTCGTGTTCCTGCTGCCCGCCCTGCGCGACGGGGCGCCCGCGGTGCCCGTCGCGCTGGTGGCCTCGGCGCTGATCCTCTACGCGGTGCTCTACCTGGCGCACGGGGTGAGCCTGCGCACCAGCGCCGCACTGCTGGGCACCCTGACGTCGCTGCTGTTGGCGGCCGGACTGTCGTGGGCGGCAATCGAATTGGCGCACCTGACCGGGCTGGCCGAGGACCAGAACAACGAGGTCGCGGCCTACATGGACAACGTGTCGATCACCGGGCTGGTGCTGGCCGGGTTCATCATCGGCTCGCTGGGTGTGCTCAACGACGTGACCGTCACCCAGGCCTCGGCGGTGTTCGAGCTGGCCGCGCTGGAGGGCGCCACCCGGCGGGCGGTGTTCGTCGGCGGCATGCGGGTGGGCCGCGACCACATCGCCAGCACGGTGTACACCCTGGTGCTGGCGTACGCGGGCAGCGCGCTGCCGCTGCTGCTGTTGTTCAGCGTCGCGAGCCGCTCGCTGGGCGACGTGCTCACCGGCGAGCTGGTGGCCACCGAGATCGCCCGCTCGGCGGTCGGCGGGATCGCGCTGGCGCTGTCGGTGCCGTTGACCACCGCGATCGCCGCGGTGCTGGCTACCCCGAACGCTCCAGCAGCTGCAGCAGATAGGCGCCGTAGCCGGACTTGA
- a CDS encoding (Fe-S)-binding protein translates to MTAIVLVFAAKRVLWLVKLIRSGAKTSEANNRKDNLPDRFLNQFKEVFAQTKLLKWSLPGLAHFFTMWGFFILASVYLEAYGVLFDPKFHIPLIGRWPVLGFLQDFFAVAVLAGIIVFAIIRIVREPKKVGRSSRFYGSHTGGAWEILFMIFLVIATYAIFRGAAVNTLGKDFPYQSGAFFSDLVAKPLAPLGEHANHIIETVALLGHIGVMLVFLLIVLHSKHLHIGLAPINVTFKRLPDALGPLLPVEHNGELIDFEDPAEDAVLGKGKIEDFTWKGYLDFATCTECGRCQSQCPAWNTGKPLSPKLVIMNLRDHLFAKAPYIIEGKPRPEEGSVDFAALGDKLHGHGVPEDGFARIEGSGPEQALRPLVGTAEQGGVIDPDVLWSCTTCGACVEQCPVDIEHIDHIVDMRRYQVMMESEFPGELGVLFKNLETKGNPWGQNAKDRTNWIDEVDFDVPVFGKDVDSFEGFEYLFWVGCAGAYEDRAKKTTKAVAELLAAAGVKFLVLGEGETCTGDSARRSGNEFLFQQLAAQNVETLNDLFEGVERVDRKVVVTCPHCFNTLSREYPQVGGNYTVLHHTQLLNRLVRDKKLIPVKPAGGGLDITYHDPCYLGRHNKEYTAPRELIGAAGAKLTEMPRHADRGLCCGAGGARMWMEEHIGKRVNTERTEEAMDTASTIATGCPFCRVMITDGVDEVSAARNVDKAEVLDVAQLLLNSLDKNAVTLPEKGTAAKEAEERAAKKAAEPPAKEEPVKAEAAEPEAKPAATAAPASTETKPVTGLGIAGGAKRPGAKKAAPAAAEAGDEKPAAAPAPAKGLGLAAGAKRPGAKKAAPAAPAASAAPAAEAPAEAAKPAPEVKGLGLAAGARRPGAKKAAPAAPAAPSAAAAPTAAPAAEAKPEPEVKGLGIAPGARRPGAKKAPAAAPTAPANPAAAQPEPAPAAEPAAESAPAPAPSAGDSAPAAKDDRIVGDEPPVKGLGIAKGARRPGKR, encoded by the coding sequence ATGACGGCCATTGTGCTGGTCTTCGCCGCCAAACGTGTGCTGTGGCTGGTGAAGCTGATCCGCTCGGGCGCCAAGACCAGCGAGGCGAACAACCGCAAGGACAACCTGCCCGACCGCTTCCTGAACCAGTTCAAAGAGGTCTTCGCGCAGACCAAGCTGCTGAAGTGGTCGCTGCCCGGCCTCGCCCACTTCTTCACCATGTGGGGCTTCTTCATCCTCGCGTCGGTGTACCTCGAAGCCTACGGCGTGCTGTTCGATCCGAAGTTCCACATTCCGCTGATCGGACGCTGGCCGGTCCTGGGCTTCCTGCAGGACTTCTTCGCCGTGGCGGTGCTCGCCGGCATCATCGTGTTCGCGATCATCCGCATCGTCCGCGAGCCCAAGAAGGTCGGCCGCAGCTCGCGCTTCTACGGCTCGCACACCGGTGGCGCCTGGGAGATCCTGTTCATGATCTTCCTGGTCATCGCGACGTACGCGATCTTCCGCGGCGCCGCGGTCAACACCCTGGGCAAGGACTTCCCGTACCAGAGCGGCGCGTTCTTCTCCGACCTGGTCGCCAAGCCGCTGGCCCCGCTGGGCGAGCACGCCAACCACATCATCGAGACCGTCGCGCTGCTCGGCCACATCGGCGTCATGCTGGTGTTCCTGCTGATCGTGCTGCACTCCAAGCACCTGCACATCGGCCTGGCCCCGATCAACGTCACGTTCAAGCGGCTGCCCGACGCCCTGGGCCCGCTGCTGCCGGTCGAGCACAACGGCGAGCTGATCGACTTCGAGGATCCCGCCGAGGACGCCGTGCTGGGCAAGGGCAAGATCGAGGACTTCACCTGGAAGGGCTACCTCGACTTCGCGACCTGCACCGAGTGCGGCCGCTGCCAGTCGCAGTGCCCGGCGTGGAACACCGGCAAGCCGCTGTCGCCGAAGCTCGTGATCATGAACCTGCGCGACCACCTGTTCGCGAAGGCGCCGTACATCATCGAGGGCAAGCCGCGGCCGGAGGAGGGGTCGGTCGACTTCGCCGCGCTGGGTGACAAGCTGCACGGCCACGGGGTGCCCGAGGACGGCTTCGCCCGCATCGAGGGCTCCGGCCCCGAGCAGGCGCTGCGTCCGCTGGTCGGCACCGCCGAGCAGGGCGGCGTGATCGATCCCGACGTGCTGTGGTCCTGCACCACCTGTGGTGCGTGCGTCGAGCAGTGCCCGGTCGACATCGAGCACATCGACCACATCGTCGACATGCGCCGCTACCAGGTGATGATGGAGTCCGAGTTCCCGGGTGAGCTCGGCGTGCTGTTCAAGAACCTGGAGACCAAGGGCAACCCCTGGGGCCAGAACGCCAAGGACCGCACCAACTGGATCGACGAGGTCGACTTCGACGTGCCGGTCTTCGGCAAGGACGTCGACTCGTTCGAGGGCTTCGAGTACCTGTTCTGGGTCGGCTGCGCCGGCGCCTACGAGGACCGCGCCAAGAAGACCACCAAGGCGGTCGCGGAACTGCTGGCCGCCGCGGGCGTGAAGTTCCTGGTGCTCGGCGAGGGCGAGACCTGCACCGGCGACTCCGCGCGCCGCTCGGGCAACGAGTTCCTCTTCCAGCAGCTGGCCGCGCAGAACGTCGAGACCCTCAACGACCTGTTCGAGGGCGTCGAGCGGGTGGACCGCAAGGTCGTCGTCACCTGCCCGCACTGCTTCAACACGCTGAGCCGGGAGTACCCGCAGGTCGGCGGCAACTACACGGTGCTGCACCACACCCAGCTGCTCAACCGGCTGGTGCGGGACAAGAAGCTGATCCCGGTCAAGCCGGCGGGCGGCGGCCTGGACATCACCTACCACGACCCGTGCTACCTGGGCCGGCACAACAAGGAGTACACCGCTCCGCGTGAGCTGATCGGCGCCGCCGGCGCGAAGCTGACCGAGATGCCCCGCCACGCCGACCGCGGCCTGTGCTGCGGCGCCGGTGGTGCGCGGATGTGGATGGAAGAGCACATCGGCAAGCGCGTCAACACCGAGCGCACCGAGGAGGCGATGGACACCGCCTCGACGATCGCCACCGGCTGCCCGTTCTGCCGCGTGATGATCACCGACGGTGTCGACGAGGTGTCGGCGGCCCGCAACGTGGACAAGGCCGAGGTCCTCGATGTCGCTCAGCTGCTGCTGAACTCGCTGGACAAGAACGCGGTGACGCTGCCGGAGAAGGGCACCGCGGCCAAGGAGGCCGAGGAGCGCGCCGCCAAGAAGGCCGCCGAGCCGCCCGCCAAGGAGGAGCCGGTCAAGGCGGAGGCCGCCGAACCCGAGGCCAAGCCCGCCGCCACCGCGGCTCCGGCCTCGACCGAGACCAAGCCCGTCACGGGTCTGGGCATCGCCGGTGGCGCGAAGCGGCCGGGCGCCAAGAAGGCCGCCCCGGCCGCCGCCGAGGCCGGCGATGAGAAGCCCGCTGCCGCACCGGCTCCCGCGAAGGGGCTGGGTCTCGCCGCGGGTGCCAAGCGTCCGGGTGCCAAGAAGGCCGCTCCCGCGGCCCCGGCCGCGTCGGCCGCACCGGCCGCCGAGGCGCCGGCCGAGGCCGCCAAGCCCGCACCCGAGGTCAAGGGCCTCGGTCTCGCGGCGGGTGCGCGTCGTCCTGGCGCCAAGAAGGCTGCCCCCGCGGCTCCGGCCGCCCCGTCTGCTGCCGCGGCTCCCACCGCTGCTCCTGCTGCGGAAGCCAAGCCGGAGCCCGAGGTCAAGGGTCTGGGCATCGCCCCCGGCGCACGCCGCCCGGGCGCGAAGAAGGCCCCCGCCGCTGCTCCGACCGCTCCCGCGAATCCCGCTGCGGCGCAACCGGAACCGGCGCCCGCCGCGGAACCGGCAGCCGAATCCGCTCCTGCCCCCGCACCTTCCGCGGGTGACAGCGCGCCGGCAGCCAAGGATGACCGCATCGTCGGCGACGAGCCGCCGGTGAAGGGGCTGGGCATCGCCAAGGGTGCCCGCCGCCCCGGTAAGCGCTGA